A section of the Leptospira kobayashii genome encodes:
- a CDS encoding bile acid:sodium symporter family protein, protein MGSTSFFVTYLLPGALALIMFGLGLSLTVADFARVVRFPKSVVIGLVCQMFLLPLFGLGICHAFGLSPELSIGVMILAASPGGVAANLFSHFAKGDVALNLTLTAVNSVLAAVTLPLIVNFSISYFSDGNQSIGLQFQKTIEVFFIILIPVVFGMFGKKHFPNFAEKMDKPVRIFSFIFLFVIIAATIAKEKHRIVDALIQVGIPVYLFNILSLATGYILPLLAKVRDKEAIAISMEVGIHNGTLAVYVAISLLGSYELALPAAVYSIFMFKTAGIFTAILIKRNKEVSNVS, encoded by the coding sequence ATGGGTTCCACTTCTTTTTTCGTCACTTATCTTCTTCCCGGAGCGCTTGCGCTGATCATGTTCGGATTGGGTCTCTCCCTTACCGTCGCGGATTTTGCCAGAGTGGTACGTTTTCCTAAATCGGTAGTGATCGGTTTGGTTTGCCAAATGTTTCTTCTACCTTTATTCGGCCTTGGTATCTGTCATGCTTTCGGATTATCTCCGGAACTCTCGATCGGGGTTATGATTCTTGCCGCAAGCCCCGGGGGAGTCGCGGCCAATCTTTTTTCCCATTTCGCCAAAGGTGATGTAGCACTCAACCTCACACTAACGGCAGTTAATAGCGTACTTGCCGCAGTCACTCTTCCTTTGATTGTCAACTTTTCCATTAGTTATTTTTCGGATGGAAATCAATCGATAGGACTTCAGTTCCAAAAAACGATCGAAGTATTTTTTATTATTTTGATTCCGGTTGTATTCGGAATGTTCGGAAAAAAACACTTTCCCAACTTTGCGGAAAAAATGGACAAACCTGTTCGGATTTTTTCTTTTATATTTTTGTTCGTGATCATTGCCGCTACGATTGCAAAAGAAAAACATAGGATTGTGGACGCATTGATCCAAGTGGGCATACCGGTTTACCTATTTAATATTCTAAGTCTGGCAACCGGATACATTCTTCCTTTGTTGGCAAAAGTAAGGGACAAGGAAGCCATCGCGATTTCCATGGAAGTGGGAATTCATAACGGAACTCTTGCCGTCTATGTAGCTATTTCTCTTTTGGGTTCTTATGAACTCGCGTTACCTGCGGCGGTTTACAGTATATTTATGTTTAAA